From the Babylonia areolata isolate BAREFJ2019XMU chromosome 33, ASM4173473v1, whole genome shotgun sequence genome, one window contains:
- the LOC143276904 gene encoding stromal cell-derived factor 2-like, producing MASWLKEACCFIYSLAVFHLFFQCGNASDFEYEYVTCGSSLKILNGYNNVRLHSHDVKYGSGSGQQSVTGVDSSDDHNSYWQVRAKTGASCVRGSPIKCGQTIRLMHLSSRRNLHSHHFQSPLSHNLEVSAFGDDGEGDEGDHWVVVCNGKYWSREDRVRFKHVVTEYYLHVSGNSYGRPIHGQKEVSGYPSPSEMNYWQAAEGIYITPSQNKDSGRPTSQVHDEF from the exons ATGGCGTCCTGGTTGAAAGAGGCGTGCTGTTTCATCTACTCCTTGGCAGTTTTCCACCTCTTCTTTCAATGTGGAAACGCTTCAG atTTTGAATATGAGTACGTGACATGTGGGAGCTCACTGAAGATTTTGAATGGCTACAACAATGTGCGCCTTCATTCCCACGACGTCAAGTATGGCAGTGGATCTGGACAACAG tctgTGACTGGAGTGGATTCCTCCGATGATCATAACAGCTACTGGCAAGTTCGCGCCAAGACTGGGGCCTCCTGTGTCAGAGg GTCACCCATCAAGTGTGGCCAGACGATCCGGCTGATGCACCTGTCGAGCCGGCGAAACCTGCACAGCCACCACTTCCAGTCCCCTCTGTCTCACAACCTGGAGGTGTCCGCCTTCGGAGACGACGGAGAAGGGGATGAGg GCGACCACTGGGTGGTGGTGTGCAATGGCAAGTACTGGAGTCGAGAGGACAGAGTACGCTTCAAGCATGTGGTCACTGAATA TTACCTGCACGTTAGCGGCAACTCCTACGGGCGGCCCATTCATGGGCAGAAGGAGGTCAGCGGCTACCCCTCACCCAGTGAGATGAACTACTGGCAGGCAGCCGAGGGCATCTACATCACCCCCTCACAGAACAAAGACTCCGGGAGACCTACCTCGCAAGTCCACGATGAGTTTTag